A portion of the Micavibrio sp. TMED2 genome contains these proteins:
- a CDS encoding IS66 family transposase: protein MAAMTDTALAEENALLKARLAETEAALADAVEAQKRLESIVSELRREKFGRKSEKLDPEQFNLPLEDVELAQGVLDAAQEKARRALKGQGAAESGAPNRNRGHLPKHLPRVERIIEPETTMCPCGCGEMARIGEDVSERLDVVPAQLRVLVTRRPRYACRRCSGTVVQAHAPEHVVPGGLPTEALIAQVMVAKFGDHLPFYRQAEIYTRQGITLDRATLGNWVGRACFHLRPIADHLKERLKGADRVFMDETRAPVLDPGRRKTKTGYFWAIVADDRGHGGAGPPVVMFHYAPGRGAVHALRFLEGYRGHFVQCDGYEAYDKLTKVDRPVGPWTLVHCWTHARRRFVKRLEKDGSPIAEEALRQIAELYAIEKSVRGLGPEARLAARRELSAPIIAAFRPWLEAQLSRIPRSSKLAEDIRYTLARWPGLTRFLNDGRLELDTNPVENQIRKIALTRKNALFAGHEVGAENWALLASLIANCKMCDVDPVSYLSDTLRALLDGHPRSRIDDLMPWNFAAASSRAA from the coding sequence ATCGCAGCCATGACCGACACCGCCCTGGCCGAAGAGAATGCGCTTCTGAAGGCCCGCCTCGCCGAGACCGAGGCGGCACTGGCAGATGCGGTCGAGGCCCAGAAACGGCTGGAAAGCATTGTCAGCGAGTTGCGGCGGGAGAAGTTCGGACGGAAATCCGAAAAGCTCGATCCGGAGCAGTTCAACCTGCCGCTCGAAGATGTCGAACTGGCGCAGGGCGTGCTGGACGCGGCGCAGGAGAAGGCGCGGCGCGCGCTGAAGGGGCAAGGTGCTGCCGAGAGCGGCGCGCCGAACCGCAACCGCGGGCATCTCCCGAAGCATCTGCCCCGGGTCGAACGGATCATCGAACCGGAGACCACGATGTGTCCGTGCGGTTGCGGTGAGATGGCCAGGATTGGCGAGGATGTCTCCGAGCGGCTGGACGTGGTGCCAGCCCAGCTCCGCGTGCTGGTTACCCGGCGCCCCAGATATGCCTGCCGGCGCTGCTCCGGCACCGTGGTCCAGGCGCATGCGCCGGAACATGTCGTGCCCGGCGGTCTGCCCACCGAAGCGCTGATTGCGCAGGTCATGGTCGCCAAGTTCGGCGACCACCTTCCATTCTACCGCCAGGCCGAAATCTATACCCGGCAGGGGATCACCCTGGACCGGGCCACGCTCGGCAACTGGGTCGGGCGCGCCTGCTTCCACCTGCGCCCGATCGCCGATCACCTGAAGGAGCGGCTGAAGGGCGCGGACCGGGTGTTCATGGATGAGACCCGGGCCCCGGTGCTGGATCCCGGACGACGAAAAACGAAAACCGGCTACTTCTGGGCCATTGTCGCCGATGACCGGGGTCACGGCGGTGCCGGCCCTCCCGTGGTGATGTTCCACTACGCGCCCGGCCGTGGCGCCGTGCATGCGCTTCGCTTCCTCGAGGGCTATCGCGGGCACTTCGTGCAATGCGACGGTTATGAAGCCTATGACAAGCTCACCAAGGTCGACCGGCCTGTGGGCCCATGGACCCTCGTCCATTGCTGGACCCATGCGCGTCGGCGGTTCGTGAAACGCCTGGAAAAGGACGGCTCACCGATTGCCGAGGAAGCCCTGCGCCAGATCGCCGAGCTCTATGCCATCGAGAAATCCGTGCGCGGGCTGGGTCCCGAAGCACGGCTTGCCGCCCGGCGCGAACTCTCCGCACCGATCATTGCCGCCTTCCGCCCTTGGCTCGAGGCGCAGCTGTCGCGCATCCCGCGTTCGTCAAAGCTGGCCGAGGACATCCGCTACACCCTGGCGCGCTGGCCCGGCCTGACGCGCTTCCTTAACGACGGCCGTCTGGAGCTGGACACCAACCCGGTCGAGAACCAGATCAGGAAAATTGCTCTGACTCGGAAAAACGCCCTCTTCGCCGGGCACGAGGTCGGCGCAGAGAACTGGGCATTGCTCGCCAGCCTGATCGCGAACTGCAAGATGTGCGACGTCGATCCGGTCAGCTACCTCTCCGACACGTTGCGCGCGTTGCTCGACGGTCATCCCAGAAGCCGCATCGACGATCTCATGCCCTGGAACTTCGCGGCCGCGTCAAGCCGCGCCGCGTAG
- a CDS encoding transposase, giving the protein MISPAGGLRVYVATRPTDFRKGIDGLALLVQETMGLDPFSGAAFVFRAKRADRIKILVWDQTGIVLVHKRLEGAKFVWPKAQDGVMKMSPAQFSALFEGLDWRLVRPERVRRPELAG; this is encoded by the coding sequence ATGATCTCGCCGGCTGGCGGGCTGCGCGTCTACGTTGCCACGCGCCCGACGGATTTCCGGAAGGGCATAGACGGCCTTGCGCTGCTGGTTCAGGAGACGATGGGCCTGGACCCGTTCAGCGGCGCAGCTTTTGTGTTCCGGGCCAAGCGTGCTGACCGCATCAAGATCCTGGTCTGGGATCAGACCGGCATCGTGCTGGTCCACAAGCGCCTGGAAGGCGCGAAGTTTGTCTGGCCCAAGGCGCAGGACGGCGTGATGAAGATGTCGCCTGCGCAGTTCTCGGCGCTGTTCGAAGGTCTCGATTGGCGGCTTGTCCGTCCCGAACGTGTGCGGCGACCGGAACTGGCCGGGTAG